Proteins encoded within one genomic window of Alteribacter populi:
- a CDS encoding sugar kinase, translating into MGKQVAAFGEVMMRLQVPGYELLSQASTLNYSFSGSGVNVVSALARFGHTGHLVSILPDNPVGDAAVSYLQKLGVSQRFLHRGGDYIGMYFLENGFGVRPSRVTYSNRKESSFNTADEGTYDFEEMAKENDVVHFCGITLAMNDSVRQHMKSFAKTVKSHGGTVVFDCNYRPSLWGRDGYEKAKPYYEEMLHLADIVMMNEKDALFVLDMKTEKDKRQEQLLDLIPVVAEKYRISVISGTHRSINEDNTHTLCGFIFKKKTFTFSKTFTFSLYDRIGAGDAYASGIIHGEIKGFSPEKTVTFATAAGMLTHTVVGDTLMLSENEILRAITDSVGDIER; encoded by the coding sequence ATGGGTAAACAGGTTGCAGCTTTTGGAGAAGTCATGATGCGTTTACAGGTCCCGGGGTATGAATTGTTGTCCCAAGCTAGCACATTAAACTATTCTTTTTCTGGTTCGGGTGTGAATGTGGTCTCAGCTTTAGCACGTTTTGGGCATACGGGACACCTCGTATCCATTTTACCAGACAATCCGGTTGGGGATGCTGCAGTATCGTATCTTCAAAAGCTGGGTGTTTCACAAAGGTTCCTTCATCGTGGTGGTGACTATATTGGCATGTATTTTTTAGAAAATGGTTTCGGAGTAAGGCCAAGTCGTGTTACCTATTCTAATCGTAAAGAAAGTAGCTTCAATACAGCAGATGAAGGAACGTATGATTTTGAAGAGATGGCCAAAGAAAATGACGTTGTTCATTTCTGTGGCATCACACTTGCGATGAATGATTCTGTTCGTCAGCACATGAAATCGTTTGCGAAGACTGTCAAAAGTCATGGTGGTACAGTTGTCTTCGATTGTAACTACCGTCCGTCACTTTGGGGGCGAGACGGATATGAAAAAGCGAAACCGTATTATGAGGAAATGCTACATTTGGCTGATATTGTCATGATGAACGAAAAAGACGCACTATTTGTCCTTGACATGAAAACAGAGAAGGATAAACGTCAAGAACAACTTCTGGATCTTATTCCAGTCGTCGCAGAGAAATATAGGATTTCTGTAATTTCAGGTACTCATAGATCGATCAATGAGGACAATACGCATACTTTGTGTGGCTTTATATTTAAGAAGAAAACATTCACTTTTTCAAAAACATTCACATTTTCACTTTATGATAGAATTGGTGCAGGAGATGCCTATGCGAGTGGTATCATACACGGTGAGATTAAAGGATTTTCACCAGAAAAAACCGTCACATTTGCCACAGCTGCAGGGATGCTTACTCATACAGTTGTGGGTGATACCTTAATGTTATCGGAAAATGAAATACTCCGGGCGATAACTGATTCAGTAGGTGATATAGAAAGGTAG
- the dagF gene encoding 2-dehydro-3-deoxy-phosphogluconate aldolase, translating to MSNITKRFYKDRVALNVLANSVENAKDVFIAAEGNVLVGILSKDYPTVETAVLSMKEYGEEIDEAVSIGLGAGDNRQAAVVAEIAKFYPGSHINQVFPYVGATRANLGEKDGWINSLVSPTGRVGYVNISTGPISAAQDERAIVPVKTAIALVRDMGGNALKYFPMNGLSREDEYRAVAQACGEEGFALEPTGGIDKENFEKIVRITLEANVPKVIPHVYSSIIDKETGKTKVEDVRELLKTMKKLVDDHG from the coding sequence ATGTCAAACATCACAAAACGTTTTTACAAAGACCGTGTTGCATTAAATGTATTAGCTAATAGTGTAGAAAACGCCAAAGATGTATTTATAGCGGCAGAAGGAAACGTTTTAGTCGGTATTCTTTCAAAAGACTACCCAACTGTTGAAACAGCCGTATTATCAATGAAGGAATATGGAGAGGAAATAGATGAAGCGGTATCGATTGGACTAGGGGCTGGTGACAATCGCCAAGCAGCTGTAGTAGCGGAGATAGCGAAATTTTATCCTGGCAGTCACATTAACCAAGTATTCCCTTATGTTGGGGCAACACGTGCCAACCTTGGTGAAAAAGATGGCTGGATTAACAGTTTAGTGTCCCCAACAGGGCGCGTTGGTTATGTAAATATTTCAACAGGTCCAATAAGCGCTGCGCAAGACGAACGTGCGATCGTACCAGTTAAAACGGCGATTGCGCTTGTGCGTGATATGGGTGGTAATGCATTGAAATACTTTCCAATGAACGGTTTAAGTCGGGAAGACGAGTATCGTGCAGTTGCACAAGCATGTGGAGAAGAAGGTTTTGCGTTAGAACCAACAGGTGGAATTGATAAAGAAAATTTTGAAAAAATCGTACGCATTACCTTAGAAGCTAACGTTCCAAAAGTTATTCCTCACGTATATTCATCGATTATTGACAAAGAAACAGGAAAAACAAAAGTTGAAGATGTACGTGAATTACTTAAAACGATGAAGAAATTAGTTGATGACCATGGGTAA
- a CDS encoding DgaE family pyridoxal phosphate-dependent ammonia lyase has translation MVNSLNAKYGLKRVINASGRMSILGVSAPSDTVMDAMKQGGQNYVEIADLVDKAGDYASDILDSEAAVIVNSASSGIVLSVAALVTQGNRRKSERLHQEDIPKSEIIILKGQNVQYGAPVETMVHLGGGKLVEVGYANEGREEHIEEAISENTAAILYVKSHHAVQKNMISAEEAWEVARRNDVPLIMDAAAEEDIQKYVKISDLVIYSGSKAIEGPTSGIVGGKRDYIEWVKVQLHCIGRSMKVGKETTFGLLQALDEYGVKKDNSEQEKETLQALMSLQNLEGVQVAIVQDEAGRAIFRARIHIESQQANTTAQDVVTGLREGEIAIYTRDYGVRQGFFDIDPRPLQGDDIHVIESRVHELVGGK, from the coding sequence ATGGTGAATTCTTTGAATGCTAAATATGGACTTAAGCGTGTGATTAATGCTAGTGGACGGATGAGCATCCTTGGTGTATCAGCTCCGTCGGATACTGTGATGGATGCGATGAAACAAGGCGGGCAAAATTATGTAGAGATTGCAGACTTAGTGGATAAAGCAGGAGATTACGCTTCAGATATCCTTGATTCAGAAGCAGCGGTTATTGTTAACTCGGCATCAAGTGGGATTGTACTCTCTGTTGCTGCGCTAGTGACACAAGGGAATCGTCGCAAAAGTGAACGTCTGCACCAAGAAGACATTCCTAAAAGTGAAATTATTATACTAAAAGGTCAAAACGTACAATACGGAGCCCCTGTTGAAACGATGGTTCATTTGGGTGGTGGGAAGCTCGTTGAAGTTGGCTATGCCAATGAAGGCAGAGAAGAACATATTGAAGAAGCGATTTCTGAAAACACTGCCGCTATTCTTTATGTGAAATCACATCATGCAGTCCAAAAAAATATGATTTCTGCCGAAGAAGCCTGGGAAGTTGCTAGGCGTAACGATGTTCCACTCATTATGGATGCAGCAGCAGAAGAGGATATTCAAAAATATGTAAAAATATCTGACCTTGTAATTTACAGTGGTTCAAAGGCAATTGAAGGACCAACTTCAGGGATTGTTGGGGGTAAACGAGACTATATTGAGTGGGTAAAAGTACAGTTACATTGTATTGGACGAAGTATGAAGGTGGGGAAAGAAACAACCTTTGGGTTACTTCAAGCACTTGATGAATACGGTGTTAAAAAAGATAATAGCGAACAAGAAAAAGAAACATTACAAGCACTAATGTCATTGCAAAATCTTGAAGGTGTTCAGGTTGCAATTGTACAGGATGAAGCAGGGCGAGCGATTTTCCGTGCACGTATTCACATAGAATCACAACAAGCAAATACAACAGCACAGGATGTCGTTACGGGACTGCGCGAAGGTGAAATTGCAATCTATACTCGAGATTATGGCGTGAGACAAGGTTTTTTCGATATTGATCCGCGACCGCTTCAAGGAGACGACATTCATGTCATCGAATCAAGAGTACATGAGTTAGTAGGAGGAAAGTAA
- a CDS encoding amidohydrolase/deacetylase family metallohydrolase: MKGQFVLRNVKRVNNEKKIDIVIRDGKIAEVTKAGSGRGYVLDHSGVYVSSGWIDLHVHAFPHFDPYGDEIDEIGVKQGVTTIVDAGSCGADRIADIGASRNRAKTNMFAFLNISRIGLKRVDELSNIEWIDKEKVVRAVNEYRDVIVGLKARISKSVVCDSGIEPLHIARSLSSKTSLPLMVHIGSGPPNIEEVIPLLENKDVLTHYLNGKENNLFNGHGKPLKVFTDAIERGVHLDVGHGTASFSFKVAEAAKQHCIGLDTISTDIYRGNRINGPVYSMANVLSKFLYLGYSLEDVIEAVTINAASWLEKPELGRIKVGDVANLTLFTVKGGPTTLVDSEGEKRVAERRIETKGVVVNGEFFEC, encoded by the coding sequence ATGAAAGGTCAATTCGTATTACGTAATGTAAAGCGGGTGAATAATGAAAAGAAGATCGATATCGTGATTAGGGACGGTAAAATTGCTGAGGTGACAAAGGCCGGGAGTGGACGCGGGTATGTGTTAGACCACTCAGGTGTGTATGTATCGAGTGGTTGGATAGATTTACATGTCCATGCATTTCCTCATTTTGACCCCTATGGCGATGAAATAGATGAAATAGGAGTAAAACAAGGCGTTACAACAATTGTTGATGCTGGTAGTTGTGGAGCCGACCGAATAGCAGATATAGGTGCGAGTAGAAACAGAGCCAAAACAAACATGTTCGCTTTTTTGAACATTTCAAGAATCGGTTTGAAAAGGGTCGATGAATTATCCAATATAGAATGGATAGACAAAGAAAAGGTAGTGCGGGCAGTAAATGAGTATAGAGATGTCATAGTTGGGTTGAAGGCACGGATAAGTAAGAGTGTCGTTTGTGACAGCGGTATTGAACCCCTACATATTGCACGATCACTTTCTAGTAAAACCTCATTGCCGTTAATGGTACACATCGGTTCTGGTCCGCCAAATATTGAAGAGGTCATTCCGCTTTTAGAAAATAAGGATGTCCTTACTCATTATCTCAACGGGAAAGAGAATAACCTTTTCAATGGTCATGGTAAACCGCTTAAAGTGTTCACCGATGCAATTGAACGTGGTGTACATTTGGATGTTGGTCATGGTACTGCAAGCTTCTCATTTAAGGTTGCAGAAGCAGCAAAACAACATTGCATCGGTTTAGATACAATCAGTACAGACATATATCGTGGGAACCGAATAAACGGTCCTGTATATAGCATGGCAAATGTCCTTTCGAAATTTCTTTACCTAGGATATTCGCTTGAAGATGTGATCGAAGCGGTCACAATAAATGCAGCAAGCTGGCTTGAAAAACCCGAGCTTGGTCGAATTAAAGTTGGCGATGTTGCGAATTTAACCCTATTTACAGTTAAAGGTGGACCGACTACACTTGTTGATTCTGAAGGGGAGAAGCGTGTAGCAGAAAGGCGAATAGAAACAAAAGGAGTGGTTGTCAATGGTGAATTCTTTGAATGCTAA
- a CDS encoding GbsR/MarR family transcriptional regulator, protein MANHSTYDQDKNKLEAARNRFINEIAKNIHLYNITPSAGRLYGTVFFSERPMTLDQMSCEMEMSKTSMSTNIRSLLQADMVEQVWEKGIRKDLYKTEDDWYKSFSNVFITRWSEATEKNKRAIEETKRMLVSLEGETEHDQIKREIDVDLEKLKDAEAYYEWLTQVVSLFETGEIFNIVPKKIREK, encoded by the coding sequence ATGGCCAACCATAGCACCTACGACCAGGACAAAAATAAGCTCGAGGCCGCTCGAAACCGGTTTATAAATGAAATTGCGAAAAATATTCACTTATATAACATCACCCCATCTGCAGGTAGACTTTACGGTACGGTTTTCTTCTCTGAGCGCCCTATGACTTTAGATCAAATGAGTTGCGAAATGGAAATGAGCAAGACAAGCATGTCAACCAACATCCGCTCCCTGCTGCAAGCAGACATGGTCGAGCAAGTGTGGGAAAAAGGCATTCGTAAAGATTTGTACAAAACAGAAGACGACTGGTATAAGTCATTCTCCAATGTCTTTATCACGCGCTGGAGCGAAGCCACGGAGAAAAATAAACGAGCGATTGAAGAAACAAAGAGGATGTTGGTTTCTTTGGAAGGAGAAACCGAGCACGACCAAATTAAACGTGAAATCGATGTCGATTTAGAGAAATTAAAAGACGCTGAAGCCTATTATGAATGGCTTACACAAGTCGTTTCATTGTTTGAAACCGGTGAAATTTTTAATATCGTGCCGAAGAAAATACGAGAAAAATAA
- a CDS encoding quaternary amine ABC transporter ATP-binding protein, producing the protein MSKIKVEKLTKVFGKRPKQALKLLDNDKSKDEILAKTGMTVGVNQASFDVEDGEIFVIMGLSGSGKSTLVRLLNRLIEPTSGNVWVDGEDLAHMSDNDLRQVRRKKLSMVFQKFGLFPFRSIQENVEYGLEIQGIDKEERIRKASQSLELVGLKGYEDKYPDELSGGMQQRVGLARALANDPDILLMDEAFSALDPLIRKDMQDELLDLQESMKKTIVFITHDLDEALRIGDRITIMKDGAIVQIGTPEEILTSPANEYVERFVEDVDRSKVYTAENIMVRPETVNAEKHGPRVALQRMRDANISSIYVTKRNKELMGILHVDEVSTAVKNNETDIMPYIRNEVPTVDASTPMNELFEISSTSQVPIAVVDENRRLKGIIIRSKVLAALSGNEVNIHESDS; encoded by the coding sequence ATGTCAAAAATAAAAGTTGAAAAGTTAACCAAAGTATTCGGTAAACGACCGAAACAAGCTTTGAAACTATTAGATAACGACAAATCAAAAGACGAAATTTTAGCAAAGACAGGGATGACAGTAGGGGTCAACCAAGCATCCTTCGATGTCGAAGATGGTGAAATCTTTGTAATTATGGGATTATCGGGAAGCGGAAAGTCCACACTCGTGCGTCTGCTCAACAGATTGATTGAACCGACAAGCGGAAATGTTTGGGTCGACGGCGAAGATCTCGCTCATATGAGTGATAATGATTTACGTCAAGTTCGGCGTAAAAAGCTCAGCATGGTCTTTCAAAAGTTTGGACTGTTTCCGTTTCGATCGATCCAAGAAAACGTCGAGTATGGATTAGAGATTCAAGGAATTGACAAAGAAGAACGGATAAGAAAAGCAAGCCAGTCCCTTGAACTTGTTGGTCTTAAGGGGTATGAGGACAAGTATCCTGATGAACTATCTGGTGGAATGCAGCAACGTGTCGGTCTGGCAAGAGCATTGGCCAATGATCCAGATATCCTCTTGATGGATGAAGCTTTCTCAGCATTAGACCCTCTCATTCGAAAAGATATGCAAGATGAACTTCTAGACCTTCAAGAATCTATGAAAAAAACGATCGTCTTTATTACGCATGATTTAGACGAAGCGCTCCGGATCGGGGACCGCATCACGATCATGAAAGATGGTGCCATTGTCCAAATTGGCACACCGGAAGAAATTTTAACCAGTCCTGCAAATGAATATGTTGAACGATTTGTTGAAGATGTAGATCGTTCAAAAGTGTACACTGCAGAAAACATTATGGTGAGGCCTGAAACAGTAAATGCAGAAAAACATGGTCCTCGTGTCGCTCTACAGCGTATGCGTGACGCGAACATTTCCAGTATTTATGTAACAAAAAGAAACAAAGAATTGATGGGGATTTTGCATGTAGACGAGGTTTCCACTGCAGTAAAAAATAACGAGACTGATATAATGCCTTACATACGAAATGAAGTGCCAACAGTCGATGCAAGCACACCTATGAACGAACTCTTTGAGATTTCATCAACTTCTCAAGTACCAATTGCTGTAGTTGATGAAAACAGACGACTAAAAGGTATTATTATCCGTAGTAAAGTGCTGGCCGCTCTATCTGGAAATGAGGTGAACATTCATGAATCTGATTCCTAG
- a CDS encoding ABC transporter permease, translating into MNLIPRIPLGDWVEAFVEWLKSAEMIIGALRSTIEFIASNIFLSLFEVIPPLVFILLLTGISFLLVRKEKSYGLPLLVLFGLLFIENLEYWDDLLITLSLVLTATLISVIIGIPFGIWMAKSDIVRRIFTPVLDFMQTMPAFVYLIPAVAFFGIGIVPGVVASVIFAMPPTVRLTNLGIRQVPTEMIEASDSFGSTPKQKLFKVQLPMAKTTIMAGVNQTIMLALSMVVIAAMIGTDGIGRQVYYAVGRNDIAMGFEAGICLVILAIILDRMTQTLNKKA; encoded by the coding sequence ATGAATCTGATTCCTAGAATTCCCTTAGGTGACTGGGTTGAAGCGTTCGTCGAATGGTTAAAAAGTGCAGAAATGATTATTGGGGCATTAAGAAGTACGATCGAATTTATTGCCTCAAACATCTTTCTATCACTCTTTGAAGTGATTCCACCACTTGTATTTATTCTTTTATTAACTGGAATCTCATTTTTACTCGTACGTAAAGAAAAAAGTTACGGCTTACCATTGCTTGTTTTGTTTGGACTTCTTTTTATAGAGAATTTAGAATACTGGGATGACTTGTTAATTACATTATCCCTTGTTCTTACTGCGACATTAATTTCTGTTATTATTGGAATTCCGTTTGGAATCTGGATGGCAAAAAGTGATATTGTCAGACGAATTTTCACACCGGTATTAGACTTTATGCAGACAATGCCAGCTTTTGTTTACTTAATTCCGGCTGTTGCCTTCTTTGGAATCGGTATTGTACCTGGCGTGGTCGCGTCTGTCATTTTTGCAATGCCGCCAACTGTCCGGTTAACAAACCTAGGGATTCGTCAAGTACCTACAGAAATGATTGAGGCTTCAGATTCCTTTGGGTCCACTCCGAAACAAAAATTGTTTAAAGTTCAACTTCCTATGGCAAAAACAACGATTATGGCTGGTGTAAACCAAACGATCATGCTTGCATTATCTATGGTTGTTATTGCCGCTATGATTGGAACAGATGGCATCGGCCGCCAAGTTTATTACGCGGTTGGTCGTAATGACATCGCAATGGGATTTGAAGCAGGGATCTGCTTAGTGATTTTAGCAATTATCCTAGATCGCATGACACAAACACTTAATAAGAAGGCTTAA
- a CDS encoding glycine betaine ABC transporter substrate-binding protein — MLKLKKYGIVAGMSLALVAAGCGTDEEGDSTPVDENGGADEETEEAGTNYGEELDFTITGIDAGAGVMAAAEKAVETYELDEWTVSASSDAAMTQALADAYENEEPVIVTGWTPHWKFAAYDLKYLEDPEGTFGEAENIYTFAREGLEGEMPEAYTVLDNFHWTEEDMGEIMMAINEGQDEAEAAAEWVENNEDTVAEWTEGVDSVDGDSIELAFVAWDSEIASTNTMGKVLEDLGYEVTLTPLEAPYMFQAVATGEADAMVAAWLPLTHDHLLEEYEDDLVDLGVNLEGARTGLVVPEYMEIDSIEDLK, encoded by the coding sequence ATGTTGAAACTTAAAAAGTATGGTATCGTTGCCGGTATGTCTTTAGCACTTGTTGCTGCAGGGTGCGGCACTGACGAAGAAGGAGACAGTACTCCAGTAGACGAAAATGGTGGTGCTGACGAGGAAACAGAAGAAGCAGGCACAAACTACGGAGAAGAGCTTGACTTCACAATTACAGGAATCGATGCAGGCGCAGGAGTTATGGCAGCAGCAGAAAAAGCTGTTGAAACGTATGAATTAGACGAATGGACGGTTTCTGCAAGCTCAGATGCAGCTATGACACAAGCACTTGCTGATGCTTACGAAAATGAAGAGCCCGTTATCGTTACAGGCTGGACTCCTCACTGGAAGTTTGCTGCTTATGACTTAAAATACCTAGAAGATCCAGAAGGAACATTTGGTGAAGCTGAAAACATCTACACTTTTGCACGTGAAGGATTAGAAGGCGAAATGCCTGAAGCTTACACTGTTCTTGATAACTTCCACTGGACAGAAGAAGATATGGGTGAAATCATGATGGCTATTAATGAAGGCCAAGATGAAGCCGAAGCTGCAGCTGAATGGGTTGAAAACAACGAAGACACGGTTGCAGAGTGGACAGAAGGCGTTGATTCTGTTGACGGAGATTCCATCGAACTTGCTTTTGTTGCGTGGGATTCTGAAATTGCTTCAACAAATACGATGGGCAAAGTACTAGAAGACCTAGGCTATGAAGTTACGCTAACACCACTTGAGGCTCCATACATGTTCCAGGCTGTAGCAACAGGCGAAGCTGACGCTATGGTAGCAGCATGGTTACCATTAACTCATGACCATCTTCTAGAAGAGTACGAAGATGATCTTGTAGACCTTGGTGTGAACCTTGAAGGTGCTCGTACAGGTCTTGTAGTCCCAGAATACATGGAGATCGACTCCATCGAAGACTTAAAATAA
- a CDS encoding DMT family transporter gives MGWFLVFIAAVSEIIGVIGLKMFSQNKTLKNMLIFVGGFGIAFALLYASFTYLQISVAYAVWIGIGTAGAVVVNMIFFGESKSRARIVSLFAIVIGVTGLKALS, from the coding sequence ATGGGTTGGTTTTTAGTCTTTATAGCAGCAGTCTCTGAAATTATCGGTGTCATAGGATTGAAAATGTTTAGTCAAAATAAAACGTTAAAAAATATGCTGATTTTTGTTGGAGGCTTTGGGATTGCCTTTGCCCTTTTATACGCATCCTTTACCTACCTACAAATAAGTGTAGCCTACGCAGTATGGATTGGCATTGGTACAGCCGGTGCTGTAGTCGTGAACATGATATTCTTTGGTGAATCAAAGAGCCGAGCGCGCATTGTGAGTCTTTTTGCAATCGTCATTGGCGTAACAGGATTAAAAGCATTATCATAA
- a CDS encoding DMT family transporter: protein MNKAWVYVILTCLFEWMWIFGFNVATTWWHWAIVITIILIDFYFLSKACESLPTGTVYAIFAGVGTVGTALMDVFIFGGSFSVAKGLFMGLLVAGVVGLKLADNKNEEDDIQKGVA, encoded by the coding sequence ATGAATAAAGCTTGGGTTTATGTTATTTTAACTTGTCTATTTGAATGGATGTGGATTTTTGGTTTTAATGTCGCAACTACTTGGTGGCATTGGGCCATCGTAATTACCATAATTCTCATAGATTTTTACTTTCTTTCTAAAGCCTGTGAAAGTCTACCGACCGGAACGGTTTATGCTATTTTTGCTGGAGTCGGTACAGTTGGAACGGCCTTAATGGACGTGTTTATATTTGGAGGTAGCTTTAGCGTAGCAAAAGGACTATTTATGGGACTGCTCGTTGCTGGAGTTGTTGGCTTAAAGCTAGCAGATAATAAAAATGAAGAAGACGATATACAAAAAGGAGTTGCATAA
- a CDS encoding TetR family transcriptional regulator, with protein MDKKEKIIHAAIDVFREKGIEKTKVADIVKVAGIAQGTFYLYFPSKLSVMPAIAGVMVDKIMTEIKDHVQEGASFSTKLEQIVDVVFMLTREYRDVFSLIYAGLTQTEHLKEWEAIYAPFYEWVSMLLNRAKESGIIRDNVHTERTSKLIIGLIESAAEQVYMYDSGEEDNARFQKQEVLEFLGHGLGLHR; from the coding sequence ATGGATAAAAAAGAAAAAATTATTCATGCAGCTATTGATGTCTTTCGTGAAAAGGGGATTGAGAAGACGAAGGTTGCTGATATCGTGAAGGTTGCTGGCATTGCTCAAGGGACGTTTTATTTATACTTCCCGTCGAAGCTATCTGTTATGCCTGCTATTGCAGGGGTGATGGTAGATAAAATAATGACGGAAATTAAAGATCATGTACAGGAAGGTGCCTCTTTTTCAACTAAGCTTGAACAGATTGTCGATGTCGTGTTTATGTTGACAAGAGAATATCGCGACGTGTTTTCTCTTATTTATGCTGGACTTACACAAACCGAGCATTTAAAAGAGTGGGAGGCGATCTATGCGCCTTTTTACGAATGGGTGAGCATGCTTTTAAATCGAGCAAAGGAATCTGGAATCATTCGTGATAATGTTCACACTGAACGTACGTCAAAGCTGATCATTGGGCTCATTGAGTCTGCAGCAGAACAAGTATATATGTATGATAGCGGCGAGGAAGACAATGCTCGTTTTCAAAAGCAGGAAGTACTTGAGTTCTTGGGCCATGGCCTCGGGCTTCATCGTTAA
- a CDS encoding response regulator encodes MFNTQKANLEWHPFLKGWDDHETILIVDDDKHIRKLISRYLGEEGFNVIQASNGLEALNLLEENDVNLAVVDIMMPEMDGYQLTKEINEHYELPVIMLTAKSQIQDKEKGFSLGTDDYLVKPFELKEFLFRIRALLRRYHQLRLGCY; translated from the coding sequence TTGTTTAACACTCAAAAAGCTAACTTAGAATGGCACCCTTTTTTAAAAGGATGGGATGATCATGAGACGATTCTTATCGTGGATGACGATAAACATATTAGAAAGTTAATAAGTAGGTACTTAGGAGAAGAAGGCTTTAATGTGATACAAGCTTCTAATGGTCTGGAAGCTCTGAATTTACTTGAAGAAAATGATGTTAACTTAGCCGTTGTCGATATTATGATGCCTGAAATGGATGGCTATCAATTGACAAAAGAAATAAATGAGCATTACGAATTGCCGGTGATTATGCTCACAGCGAAGTCCCAGATTCAAGATAAGGAGAAAGGGTTTTCTTTAGGAACCGATGATTATCTGGTCAAGCCGTTTGAACTAAAAGAGTTCCTATTTCGGATTAGAGCGCTGCTACGCAGATACCATCAGTTGCGCTTGGGGTGTTATTAG
- a CDS encoding MFS transporter: MVNRHLLEKSLLKNRSFVLVWLAGLCVMLGFSMFFLSVSWFIVDALNEPAVLGIVLMSMSIPRVVMMVYGGILADKIRKSLIMFVTNLLQALVMIAMIVLFTNDWLSVTSLIGIAFVFGFLDAFFFPAVSSMIPIIVSDEQLQRANSLFQGSTELMFILGPLLAGVLLTIGDFTLTFSASALLIFLSAVFVFPPLIRDPKSARTGEKQSAVKDLVEGLNYVRRSDVHRTGTLSIVIINLFMIGPILISFPILVEALGGRPFELSLLEGGLALGTFSASILIVIWNVKKQRGRLVFASLLVSFVLFILFSQLEVFSLLVLLAALTGFVAMFVYLPTVTMVQEKTDKDKLGRVMSIITLAASGFEPIAFGLISILVAAALPIQTVLAISGIGGFVLSILLIWKSRSFRNLD; the protein is encoded by the coding sequence ATGGTCAATCGTCATCTTTTAGAAAAGTCATTATTAAAAAATCGTTCGTTTGTTCTCGTTTGGTTAGCAGGATTATGTGTAATGCTCGGATTCTCGATGTTTTTTTTGTCCGTTTCCTGGTTTATCGTGGATGCTTTGAACGAGCCAGCAGTCTTAGGGATCGTACTTATGTCTATGTCGATCCCACGGGTTGTTATGATGGTTTACGGAGGGATACTAGCCGATAAGATTCGCAAGTCCTTGATCATGTTCGTGACAAATCTTCTTCAAGCATTGGTCATGATTGCAATGATTGTGCTTTTTACAAATGATTGGTTAAGTGTGACTTCGTTGATTGGGATTGCTTTCGTATTTGGATTTTTGGACGCATTCTTTTTTCCAGCTGTTTCATCGATGATCCCGATTATTGTGAGTGATGAACAATTGCAGCGAGCCAATTCTTTGTTTCAAGGGTCAACAGAGTTAATGTTTATTTTAGGACCTTTATTAGCAGGGGTCCTTTTAACAATTGGTGATTTCACGCTTACGTTTTCTGCTTCGGCTCTGTTAATTTTCCTATCTGCTGTTTTTGTGTTTCCTCCATTAATTCGAGACCCAAAGTCAGCTCGAACTGGGGAAAAACAAAGTGCTGTGAAAGACTTAGTGGAAGGATTGAATTATGTGAGACGGTCTGACGTTCATAGAACGGGGACCCTCTCTATTGTAATAATCAATTTGTTTATGATTGGACCGATTCTTATTAGCTTTCCGATCCTAGTGGAAGCGCTGGGTGGGAGACCATTTGAACTGAGTTTACTTGAAGGCGGGTTAGCTCTCGGAACGTTTTCAGCAAGTATCTTGATCGTGATATGGAATGTAAAGAAACAGAGAGGTCGATTAGTTTTTGCTTCATTGTTAGTAAGTTTTGTACTGTTTATTTTGTTTAGTCAGTTGGAGGTATTCTCACTCCTTGTATTATTAGCTGCGTTAACAGGTTTCGTCGCTATGTTTGTTTATTTACCTACAGTGACGATGGTGCAGGAGAAAACAGATAAAGATAAGCTGGGACGTGTGATGAGTATTATTACGCTTGCTGCAAGTGGGTTTGAACCAATTGCCTTTGGGCTCATCTCGATTCTCGTTGCAGCAGCACTTCCGATCCAGACGGTTCTGGCTATTTCAGGCATAGGAGGTTTTGTTCTTAGTATTTTGCTAATATGGAAAAGCCGATCCTTTCGCAATTTGGACTAG